CCAGTCCTTGGTGAGGAGGTAGGGGTACTTCTCGTCGGTGACGGCCTGGTTGGCGGTGACGATGTAGCCGCGCTGGGGGTTGTACTCGTACGGCAGGGACTTCTGCGGGAGGTAGCCGGTCCACTGGTACTTCGGGTCCCAGCCGGGCGCCGGGTAGGTGCCGTCGAAGTGGCCGTCGCCCTTGCCGCGGACCGGGATCTGGCCCGGGGCCTGGTAGCCGATGTTGCCCTTGGTGTCGGCGTAGACCAGGTTCTGGGAGGGGACCTCGAAGTGCCCGGCGGCCTTGCGGAAGCCGTTCCAGTCCTTGGCGCGGTTGAGTTCGAAGACGCCGTCCATGGACTTGCCGGGGTTCAGCGCGGTCCAGCGCAGCGAAACGGCGTAGCCGTCGCCGCGGTCCGGTGCGGCGTTGCCGACCGGGGCGTCCTTGCCGACATTGGCCAGTTCGCCGTCGCGGTCGGAGACGATCGGCCCGTTCTTGGTGGACCGGACGGTGATCTCGTGGCTCTCGCCGTCGGCGACCTTGATGGTCTCCTTGCGGGTTATGAAGGGCTGCTGCTTGTTGTCGTAGAGGTAGCCGTCGGCATTGACCTTCTCCAGGTAGAGGTCGGTGACGTCGGCACCCAGGTTGGTCATGCCCCAGGAGATGTCCTGGTTGTGGCCGATGACGACGCCGGGCATACCGGAGAAGGTGAAGCCGGAGACGTCGTAGTTGCACTTGGGGCCGGTGGTACGGCAGTGCAGGCCCATCTGGTACCAGAGCGAGGGCATCTGCGGTGCCAGGTGCGGGTCGTTGGCGAGCAGCGGCTTGCCGGTGGTGGTGTGCGCACCGGAGACGACCCAGGAGTTCGAGCCGATGCCGTTGCCGTTGGGGCCGAGCAGCGCCGGGACCTTGTCGAGGGTCTTGGACAGCGAGGACAGCTGCGACTGGACGCCCGTGGTGGCGCCGGCGGGGGTGCTGTTCGCCGAACCCTTGGGCGAGAACTTCTTGGTGGCGGGGTCGACCGCGCCGCCCTCGACGATCGGCTTGTTCCGCTTGTACGGATATGCCGGGTAGAGCTCGGCGATCCGCTCCGGGGTGAAGCGGCTGGTCATCAGGGAACGGTCGATCTCCTCCTGCATGTTGCCGCGGAGGTCCCAGGCCATCGCCTTGAGCCAGGCCACCGAGTCGACCGGCGTCCACTTCTCGGGCTTGTAGTCGTTCTCGAGGTCCAGCGCCGCGTACTCCAGGGACGCCGCCGAGCCCTCGTGGTCCTTGAGGTAGGCGTTGACGCCCGCCGAGTAGGACTGGAGGTACTTCTTGGTGCTGGGCGACAGCTTGGTGTCGTACTCCTTCTGCGCCACGTGGCGCCAGCCGAGGGTGCGCAGGAACGAGTCGGTCTTGACCTGGCCCTTGCCGAACATCTCCGAGAGCCGGCCGGCGGTCATGTGGCGCCGGACGTCCATCTCCCAGAAGCGGTCCTGGGCCTGGACGTATCCCTGGGCGCGGAAGAGGTCTTCGTCGCTGTCGGCGTAGATCTGCGGAATGCCGTTGGCGTCGCGCGTGACGTCCACCGGGTTGGTCAGGCCCGGGAGTTTGAGCGAGCCGGTGGTCTGCGGGAACGAGGCGCGGACGGTACTGACACCCCAGAACGCGCCGAAGCCGATGCCCGCCACGAGCAGCAGCACGACCGTGATCGCGACGAGGCGGCCGCGCCGCCCCTTCTTTTTCCTGGGGACTGGGCCGGACTTGTTGGCGGGCATCTCTGTCCTTCGAGGGGCAGGGTGGGAGTGCTGGAGCAACCATAGGCGCACGGGTTCGGCGACCCCTACGCGGAGTCACCACCAGCACCTTCAACCTTCAAGCAATGGTAAATTGTTAGTCTCAGTAACTAGATACGGTAAGGAAAGACCACTCCGGAACCCGTGCGAGGAAGGACCAGCTCCTGTCTGTCGACCACCTCAACGAACTCCTGCTGCTCTGCTCGCTCGTACTGCTCATCGCGGTTGCCGCGGTACGGCTCTCCTCGCGCAGCGGGCTCCCCAGCCTGCTCATCTACCTGGGGATAGGCATCGCCATAGGGCAGGACGGCCTGGGCGGTGTCGTCTTCGACAACGCCGAGCTGACCCAACTCCTCGGCTATACCGCGCTGGTCGTGATCCTCGCCGAGGGCGGACTCGGCACCAAGTGGAAAGAGATCAAACCGGCGCTGCCCAGGGCGGTGGCACTGTCGACGGTCGGCGTCGCGGTGAGCGTGGGGGTCACCGCGGCCGGAGCGCACTATCTGGCCGGGCTCGACTGGCGCCAGGCGCTGCTGATCGGCGCCGTGGTGTCCTCCACGGATGCCGCGGCCGTCTTCTCCGTGCTGCGCAGCGTGCCGCTGCCGGCCCGCCTGACCGGTGTACTGGAAGCCGAATCCGGCTTCAACGACGCCCCCGTGGTCATCCTCGTCGTCGCCTTCTCCACCGCGGGACCGGTCGAACACTGGTACGCCCTGCTCGGTGAGATCACCCTGGAGCTGGCGATCGGCGCCGCCATCGGACTGGCCTTCGGCTGGCTCGGCGCGTATGGCCTGCGGCATGTGGCGCTGCCGGCGTCCGGCCTGTACCCGATCGCCGTCATGGCCATCGCGGTCTCCGCCTACGCGGCCGGTGCGCTGGCGCACGGCTCGGGCTTCCTCGCCGTCTATCTGGCCGCGATGGTGCTCGGCAACGCCAAGCTGCCGCACTCACCGGCCACCCGCGGCTTCGCCGAAGGCCTCGGCTGGATCGGCCAGATCGGCATGTTCGTACTGCTCGGCCTGCTGGTCACCCCG
This Streptomyces decoyicus DNA region includes the following protein-coding sequences:
- a CDS encoding penicillin acylase family protein, which encodes MPANKSGPVPRKKKGRRGRLVAITVVLLLVAGIGFGAFWGVSTVRASFPQTTGSLKLPGLTNPVDVTRDANGIPQIYADSDEDLFRAQGYVQAQDRFWEMDVRRHMTAGRLSEMFGKGQVKTDSFLRTLGWRHVAQKEYDTKLSPSTKKYLQSYSAGVNAYLKDHEGSAASLEYAALDLENDYKPEKWTPVDSVAWLKAMAWDLRGNMQEEIDRSLMTSRFTPERIAELYPAYPYKRNKPIVEGGAVDPATKKFSPKGSANSTPAGATTGVQSQLSSLSKTLDKVPALLGPNGNGIGSNSWVVSGAHTTTGKPLLANDPHLAPQMPSLWYQMGLHCRTTGPKCNYDVSGFTFSGMPGVVIGHNQDISWGMTNLGADVTDLYLEKVNADGYLYDNKQQPFITRKETIKVADGESHEITVRSTKNGPIVSDRDGELANVGKDAPVGNAAPDRGDGYAVSLRWTALNPGKSMDGVFELNRAKDWNGFRKAAGHFEVPSQNLVYADTKGNIGYQAPGQIPVRGKGDGHFDGTYPAPGWDPKYQWTGYLPQKSLPYEYNPQRGYIVTANQAVTDEKYPYLLTKDWGYGSRSQRINDLIESKIKDGGKVSTDDMQAFQKDNSSEIARLLTPYLTKVDIKDKYVRDAQQLLEGWDFSQEPDSAAAAYFNAVWRNTLKLAFGNKMPKELRPDGQCLTVRPADETGPADESDKYIRECGERDGDSAQPDGGDRWYEVVRGILDHPDNAWWKTEDRPNRPGDKNRDQLLAHAMKDARFELTSKLGKNIDNWSWGRLHQMFLKNQTLGTDGPGFLQGLFNRGPWNVGGGEAAVDATGWNAAGGYKVTWVPSMRMVVNLADLDKSRWINLTGASGHAYDAHYYDQTDKWAKGELLPWAYSQDAVKKAGKDTLTLSP
- a CDS encoding potassium/proton antiporter, with product MSVDHLNELLLLCSLVLLIAVAAVRLSSRSGLPSLLIYLGIGIAIGQDGLGGVVFDNAELTQLLGYTALVVILAEGGLGTKWKEIKPALPRAVALSTVGVAVSVGVTAAGAHYLAGLDWRQALLIGAVVSSTDAAAVFSVLRSVPLPARLTGVLEAESGFNDAPVVILVVAFSTAGPVEHWYALLGEITLELAIGAAIGLAFGWLGAYGLRHVALPASGLYPIAVMAIAVSAYAAGALAHGSGFLAVYLAAMVLGNAKLPHSPATRGFAEGLGWIGQIGMFVLLGLLVTPHNLLDDFVPALLIGMILTLVARPTSVFVALLPFRVPWREKTLLSWAGLRGAVPIVLATIPMVGDVPGSDRVFNIVFVLVVVYTLIQGPTLPWLARRLRLGEDEEAADLGIESAPLERLRGHLLSTSIGPSSRMHGVEVGELRMPAGAAVTLIVRDGSSFVPSPSTVLRRGDELLVVATDPVRDAAERRLQAVSQGGKLAGWLGTDGSSGRRRHGPR